The Novosphingobium sp. THN1 genome includes a window with the following:
- the fdhF gene encoding formate dehydrogenase subunit alpha, producing the protein MGYERQADFGTPEVRSDTEVTCFIDGREVTVPSGTTVMRAAALTGGSIPKLCATDNLKQFGSCRLCLVEVDGMRGTPASCTTPVAEGMKVHTQTPRLQKLRKGVMELYISDHPLDCLTCSANNDCELQDQAAAVGLRDVRYGYEGENHLGAMPDISNPYFDFDPSKCIVCSRCVRACDEVQGTLALTIDGRGFDSKVSAGLASDSFLSSECVSCGACVQACPTATLQEKAVKEIGKPERAVVTTCAYCGVGCTFRAEMRGEQLVRMVPWKDGKANRGHSCVKGRFAWGYAQHQERILSPMIRETIDQPWREVSWEEALTYAAGQINRIRETYGRNALGGITSSRCTNEETFLVQKLIRAGFGTNNVDTCARVCHSPTGYGLKTTFGTSAGTQDFDSVEDSDVILVIGANPTDGHPVFASRMKRRLRQGAKLIVIDPRRTDLVRSPHIAADYHLALRPGTNVAILTAIAHVIVTEGLANEAFIRERCDWDEYQHWAEFVSAGRNSPEFLSPVIGVDAEAIRGAARLFATGGPGWASAQRNKPNAAIYYGLGVTEHSQGSSTVMAIANLAMATGNIGRRGVGVNPLRGQNNVQGACDMGSFPHELSGYRHVSDKATRDLFEAEWGVKIDPEPGLRIPNMLDAATDGQFKAIYIQGEDILQSDPDTKHVAAGLAAMECVIVHDLFLNETANYAHVFLPGSTFLEKNGTFTNAERRIQPVRKVMEPLNGYEDWQVTQELARAIGLDWNYTHPSEIMDEIARLTPTFTGVNYKRLDAEGSLQWPVNDKAPDGSPIMHIDGFVRGKGKFVVTDYVPTDERTGPRFPLLLTTGRILSQYNVGAQTRRTANTVWHPEDVLEIHPTDADNRGLKSGDWVKLASRSGETTLRALVTDRVAPGVVYTTFHHPATQANVVTTDYSDWATNCPEYKVTAVQITPSNGPTDWQEDYEAQASRSRRIVGQDSAMEPAE; encoded by the coding sequence ATGGGTTATGAACGCCAGGCCGACTTTGGCACCCCGGAAGTCCGCAGCGACACGGAAGTGACCTGCTTCATTGACGGACGCGAAGTAACGGTGCCCTCCGGCACGACTGTAATGCGCGCTGCGGCTCTGACCGGCGGTTCCATCCCGAAGCTCTGCGCCACCGACAATCTCAAGCAGTTCGGATCGTGCCGCCTGTGCCTTGTCGAGGTTGACGGGATGCGCGGCACGCCTGCAAGCTGCACCACCCCGGTCGCCGAAGGGATGAAGGTCCATACCCAGACCCCGCGCCTGCAGAAGCTGCGCAAGGGAGTGATGGAGCTTTACATCTCCGATCACCCGCTCGATTGCCTGACCTGCAGCGCGAACAACGATTGCGAACTGCAGGATCAGGCCGCCGCCGTGGGCCTGCGCGATGTGCGCTATGGCTATGAGGGTGAGAACCATCTCGGCGCGATGCCCGACATATCGAACCCCTATTTCGATTTCGACCCGTCCAAGTGCATCGTCTGCTCGCGCTGCGTGCGCGCCTGCGACGAGGTGCAGGGCACGCTGGCGCTGACGATCGACGGGCGCGGGTTTGACAGCAAGGTTTCGGCGGGCCTTGCCTCGGACAGCTTCCTGTCGTCCGAATGCGTTTCCTGCGGTGCCTGCGTGCAGGCCTGCCCGACGGCGACCCTGCAGGAAAAGGCGGTCAAGGAAATCGGCAAGCCCGAGCGCGCTGTCGTGACCACATGCGCCTATTGCGGCGTTGGCTGCACTTTCCGCGCCGAAATGCGTGGCGAACAGCTGGTGCGCATGGTGCCGTGGAAGGATGGCAAGGCCAATCGCGGCCATTCCTGCGTCAAGGGCCGCTTCGCCTGGGGCTATGCCCAGCATCAGGAACGCATCCTCTCGCCGATGATCCGCGAGACCATCGATCAGCCCTGGCGCGAGGTTTCGTGGGAAGAGGCGCTGACCTATGCGGCGGGCCAGATCAACCGCATCCGTGAGACTTACGGCCGCAACGCGCTGGGTGGCATCACTTCCAGCCGCTGCACCAACGAGGAGACGTTCCTCGTCCAGAAGCTGATCCGGGCGGGCTTCGGCACGAACAACGTCGATACCTGCGCGCGCGTCTGCCATTCGCCCACCGGCTATGGCCTCAAGACCACGTTCGGCACTTCGGCGGGTACGCAGGACTTCGACAGCGTCGAGGACAGCGACGTGATCCTCGTGATCGGCGCGAACCCGACCGACGGGCACCCGGTCTTCGCCAGCCGGATGAAGCGCCGTTTGCGTCAGGGTGCCAAGCTGATCGTGATCGACCCGCGCCGCACCGATCTGGTGCGCAGCCCCCATATCGCGGCGGACTACCATCTGGCGCTGCGCCCCGGCACGAACGTGGCCATCCTCACCGCGATTGCCCACGTGATCGTCACCGAGGGCCTCGCCAACGAAGCGTTCATCCGTGAACGCTGCGATTGGGACGAATACCAGCACTGGGCAGAATTCGTTTCGGCAGGGCGCAACAGCCCCGAATTCCTCTCTCCGGTGATCGGCGTGGACGCCGAGGCCATTCGCGGTGCGGCGCGGCTGTTTGCCACGGGCGGCCCCGGTTGGGCTTCAGCCCAGAGAAACAAGCCCAATGCCGCGATCTACTACGGCCTCGGCGTGACCGAACACAGCCAGGGCTCCTCGACCGTCATGGCCATTGCCAACCTTGCCATGGCGACCGGCAACATCGGCCGTCGCGGCGTCGGCGTGAACCCCTTGCGCGGGCAGAACAACGTGCAGGGCGCTTGCGACATGGGCTCCTTCCCGCACGAGCTGTCCGGCTATCGCCACGTTTCGGACAAGGCAACGCGCGACCTGTTCGAGGCGGAATGGGGCGTGAAGATCGATCCCGAACCGGGCCTGCGCATCCCCAACATGCTTGACGCCGCAACCGACGGGCAGTTCAAGGCGATCTACATCCAGGGCGAGGACATCCTGCAGTCCGATCCCGACACCAAGCATGTCGCGGCGGGCCTTGCCGCGATGGAATGCGTGATCGTCCACGACCTGTTCCTCAACGAGACCGCGAATTACGCCCACGTTTTCCTGCCGGGATCGACGTTCCTTGAGAAGAACGGCACTTTCACCAATGCCGAGCGCCGCATCCAGCCGGTGCGCAAGGTGATGGAGCCGCTCAACGGATATGAAGACTGGCAGGTCACGCAGGAACTGGCCCGCGCCATCGGGCTGGACTGGAACTACACGCATCCGTCCGAGATCATGGACGAGATCGCACGGCTTACGCCGACCTTTACGGGCGTGAACTACAAGCGATTGGATGCCGAAGGTTCGCTGCAGTGGCCGGTGAACGACAAGGCGCCAGATGGCTCGCCGATCATGCACATCGATGGGTTCGTGCGCGGCAAGGGGAAGTTCGTCGTCACCGACTATGTGCCGACCGACGAGCGCACCGGCCCGCGCTTCCCGTTGCTGCTGACGACGGGGCGCATCCTCAGCCAGTACAACGTCGGCGCGCAAACCCGGCGGACGGCGAACACCGTGTGGCACCCGGAGGACGTTCTGGAAATTCACCCGACCGACGCCGACAACCGTGGCCTCAAGTCTGGCGACTGGGTGAAGCTGGCAAGCCGGTCTGGCGAGACGACCTTGCGCGCGCTAGTGACGGATCGCGTGGCCCCGGGCGTGGTCTACACCACGTTCCACCACCCGGCGACGCAAGCAAACGTGGTCACCACCGACTACTCCGACTGGGCGACCAACTGCCCGGAATACAAGGTCACCGCAGTGCAGATTACGCCTTCCAACGGCCCGACCGACTGGCAGGAAGACTATGAGGCGCAAGCCTCGCGCTCGCGCCGGATCGTGGGCCAGGACAGCGCGATGGAGCCAGCCGAATGA
- a CDS encoding formate dehydrogenase subunit delta has protein sequence MTAHTAEKLAYMANQIARNLVHDDKPVAAVADHIVSFWTPRMIDTLIAQGSAGLDRVAAEALVQLAEGRVPAPQTRATDPEVHGSDAG, from the coding sequence ATGACCGCGCATACGGCAGAAAAGCTGGCCTACATGGCCAACCAGATCGCGCGCAACCTGGTGCATGACGACAAGCCCGTGGCGGCAGTGGCCGACCATATCGTTTCGTTCTGGACACCGCGCATGATCGATACGCTTATCGCCCAAGGCTCTGCCGGGCTCGATCGGGTGGCGGCCGAGGCTCTGGTGCAGCTGGCAGAGGGGCGCGTTCCGGCGCCGCAGACCCGCGCCACCGATCCGGAAGTCCATGGCTCCGATGCCGGTTGA
- the fdhD gene encoding formate dehydrogenase accessory sulfurtransferase FdhD: MAPMPVDGTRIFSFREEFADGRGSRTLDRALIEEAPVALEINGVGYAVMMATPVDLEDYALGFCLSEQLIASPREFVSAQAARVDAGGWMLRVQLAAEGAAPLLERARLRLSEGSCGLCGIESLEQVMRPLQPVAARTEVGADAIFRAAARMRDHQALGRATGAAHAAALCDAEGTIHLVREDVGRHNAFDKLIGAAARKGLAMADHFVLLTARCSFELVQKAIIAGVPLLATISAASTLACEQAASHGLRLVSLVRDDSLLEL; this comes from the coding sequence ATGGCTCCGATGCCGGTTGACGGCACAAGGATCTTCTCGTTCCGGGAAGAGTTCGCAGATGGCCGGGGCTCACGCACGCTTGACAGAGCGCTGATCGAAGAGGCGCCGGTCGCGTTGGAAATCAACGGCGTAGGCTATGCCGTGATGATGGCAACTCCGGTCGATCTTGAAGACTACGCCCTCGGTTTCTGCCTGTCGGAACAGTTGATCGCTTCCCCGCGCGAGTTCGTTTCGGCTCAGGCTGCGCGCGTTGATGCCGGCGGATGGATGCTGCGCGTGCAGCTTGCCGCGGAAGGCGCGGCTCCGCTGCTCGAACGCGCGCGGTTGCGGCTTTCCGAGGGAAGCTGCGGGCTTTGCGGGATCGAGAGCCTCGAGCAGGTCATGAGGCCGCTGCAGCCGGTGGCGGCGCGGACCGAGGTTGGGGCAGATGCGATCTTCCGCGCAGCCGCCCGGATGCGTGACCATCAGGCGCTCGGCCGCGCAACGGGCGCAGCACATGCGGCAGCGCTGTGTGATGCAGAAGGCACGATCCACCTGGTGCGCGAGGATGTCGGTCGGCATAATGCCTTCGACAAGCTGATCGGCGCAGCGGCTCGCAAGGGCCTGGCAATGGCCGACCATTTCGTGCTGCTCACCGCGCGCTGCAGTTTCGAACTGGTGCAGAAGGCGATCATCGCGGGAGTCCCATTGCTCGCGACGATCTCGGCAGCGTCCACGCTGGCTTGCGAACAGGCGGCAAGTCATGGGCTCCGTCTGGTCAGCCTCGTCCGGGATGACAGTCTGCTCGAGTTGTGA
- a CDS encoding FAD-dependent monooxygenase, translating to MSTMFDVAVIGCGPVGAMAANLLGRQGLSVVVLEKETEHYPLPRAVHLDHEMMRLFQSAGVIDRVEPDMVATDGHLHVGADHGVIRYMGTVGKPRPFGWANDYFFYQPEFEAHLRAAFADNGRIGAASVCCWAPSSPRSRKAMTA from the coding sequence ATGTCGACGATGTTTGACGTTGCCGTGATCGGTTGCGGCCCGGTGGGGGCGATGGCGGCCAACCTGCTGGGCAGGCAGGGCCTGTCGGTGGTCGTGCTCGAGAAGGAGACCGAGCACTATCCGCTGCCCCGCGCGGTCCATCTCGATCACGAGATGATGCGCCTGTTCCAGAGCGCCGGAGTGATCGACCGGGTCGAGCCGGACATGGTCGCGACCGATGGTCACCTGCACGTCGGTGCCGACCACGGCGTGATCCGCTACATGGGCACGGTCGGCAAGCCGCGCCCGTTCGGTTGGGCCAACGACTACTTCTTCTACCAGCCCGAGTTCGAGGCGCACCTGCGCGCGGCCTTTGCCGACAACGGCCGCATCGGGGCAGCATCGGTCTGCTGCTGGGCGCCGAGTTCACCTCGCTCTCGCAAGGCGATGACGGCGTGA
- a CDS encoding FAD-dependent monooxygenase: MGAEFTSLSQGDDGVTVTYAQDGAQRSLTARWMIAADGSRSSVRKALGVKLDDLGFEEPWLVVDAEVEGPVTFPDLTGVPEGADLQRLSVMMCDPNRPATVVPGRRNHRRWEFMLLPHEDDAEMMREENVAALVGAWMKDVPHKVVRAATYRFHGLVAEQWQVGRVFLAGDAAHQTPPFFGQGMCHGLRDVANLAWKMAAIVNDGADEAILTTYQPERDPHVRGVIGAAVAAGRYICELDPARAAQRDASIRAQSAQKAGETAADLIPAISTGFVARGTPAAGQRFIQPILTDGRKLDDLVGQGWRLFVRDGGTDGAVMASDLPDNGAVLNWLVDRNVDAVLVRPDHYVFGTGAAADLLALRDAMLRQKQEIAA, translated from the coding sequence CTGGGCGCCGAGTTCACCTCGCTCTCGCAAGGCGATGACGGCGTGACGGTGACCTACGCGCAGGATGGCGCGCAGCGCAGCCTGACCGCGCGCTGGATGATTGCTGCCGATGGCTCGCGCAGCTCGGTGCGCAAGGCGCTGGGCGTGAAGCTCGACGATCTCGGCTTCGAGGAGCCGTGGCTGGTGGTCGATGCCGAAGTGGAAGGGCCGGTGACCTTCCCGGACCTGACCGGCGTGCCCGAGGGCGCGGACCTGCAGCGCCTCTCGGTGATGATGTGCGATCCCAATCGTCCGGCAACGGTGGTCCCGGGCCGCCGCAACCATCGCCGCTGGGAGTTCATGCTCCTGCCGCACGAAGACGATGCCGAGATGATGCGCGAGGAGAATGTCGCGGCACTGGTCGGCGCCTGGATGAAAGATGTGCCGCACAAGGTCGTGCGCGCCGCCACCTATCGCTTCCACGGGCTGGTGGCCGAGCAGTGGCAGGTGGGCCGCGTGTTCCTGGCCGGCGATGCCGCGCACCAGACCCCGCCGTTCTTCGGACAGGGCATGTGCCACGGCCTGCGCGATGTGGCCAACCTTGCCTGGAAGATGGCGGCGATCGTCAACGATGGCGCGGACGAGGCCATCCTGACGACCTACCAGCCCGAGCGCGACCCGCACGTGCGCGGCGTTATCGGCGCGGCAGTGGCGGCAGGGCGCTATATCTGCGAACTCGATCCGGCCCGGGCGGCGCAGCGCGATGCCAGCATCCGCGCGCAATCGGCGCAGAAGGCAGGCGAGACCGCGGCAGACCTGATTCCGGCGATCTCGACCGGCTTCGTGGCGCGGGGCACGCCTGCCGCAGGCCAGCGCTTCATCCAGCCGATTCTCACAGACGGGCGCAAGCTCGACGATCTCGTCGGCCAGGGCTGGCGCCTGTTCGTGCGCGACGGCGGCACGGACGGCGCTGTCATGGCCAGCGATCTGCCCGACAACGGCGCGGTGCTGAACTGGCTGGTGGACCGCAATGTCGATGCCGTGCTGGTTCGCCCCGATCACTATGTGTTCGGCACCGGCGCTGCGGCAGACCTGCTGGCCTTGCGCGATGCGATGCTGCGCCAGAAGCAGGAGATTGCGGCATGA
- a CDS encoding heme-binding protein — translation MSLTLNAAQTIVTAALAEARSRSARPLAVIVLDAGGHPVAFAREDGASLFRHDIARAKAMGALGMGDDTRVLAERAKGNPAFFQSVSVAVGGNIAFSPGGVLIRTGGAIIGAVGISGDTGECDEDCALAGLKAAGCDQENAK, via the coding sequence ATGAGCCTGACGCTCAACGCAGCCCAGACCATCGTCACCGCCGCACTGGCAGAGGCGCGCTCGCGCAGTGCCAGGCCGCTTGCGGTGATCGTGCTCGATGCCGGCGGCCATCCGGTGGCCTTCGCGCGCGAGGACGGGGCCAGCCTGTTCCGCCATGACATCGCCCGCGCCAAGGCGATGGGCGCGCTCGGCATGGGCGATGATACCCGTGTCCTGGCTGAACGCGCCAAAGGCAATCCCGCCTTCTTCCAGAGCGTCAGCGTGGCCGTCGGCGGCAACATCGCCTTCTCGCCCGGCGGCGTGCTGATCCGCACAGGCGGCGCGATCATTGGTGCCGTGGGCATCAGCGGCGATACCGGCGAGTGTGACGAGGACTGCGCGCTTGCAGGCCTCAAGGCTGCCGGATGCGATCAGGAGAACGCCAAGTGA
- a CDS encoding VOC family protein — MKLRSIEIALPDPAAAAAWMVDVWGLYPAEVRGQTHYLRGTGTMPYLVAFEQSDAEFVRSTTFTCSQDELAAIKARVTDKGWAARPVTSADPGEGAGLLVELPEGTILRFLAGSGEVAPIEGFSKASKRVSPVKLTHVVFNSADAELLGHAVEDVLDFRVSDRTKGMVFVRCNDSHHSTAFARAGFASLNHVAFEMDDLDAVMRGIGWMRDNGFAPAWGPGRHGPGDNVYAYYIAPFGPVIEYSTAVEKVPADYRTGEPDDWTWPESRIDQWGISDKDFAGLRVAEERFRCRRDWQPEPL; from the coding sequence GTGAAGTTGCGCAGCATCGAAATTGCCCTGCCCGATCCCGCGGCCGCCGCGGCGTGGATGGTCGACGTCTGGGGGCTCTACCCCGCCGAAGTTCGGGGGCAGACGCACTACCTGCGCGGCACCGGCACGATGCCCTACCTCGTCGCGTTCGAGCAATCGGATGCCGAGTTCGTGCGCTCGACCACCTTCACCTGCTCGCAAGACGAACTCGCCGCGATCAAGGCCCGCGTGACCGACAAGGGCTGGGCGGCAAGGCCGGTCACCTCGGCCGATCCCGGCGAAGGTGCAGGCCTGCTCGTCGAACTGCCCGAAGGCACGATCCTGCGCTTCCTGGCAGGATCGGGCGAGGTCGCGCCCATCGAAGGCTTCTCCAAGGCCAGCAAGCGCGTCTCGCCGGTCAAGCTGACGCATGTGGTGTTCAACTCTGCCGATGCCGAACTCCTGGGCCATGCGGTGGAGGACGTGCTCGACTTCCGCGTCTCGGACCGGACAAAGGGCATGGTCTTCGTGCGCTGCAACGACAGCCACCACTCCACCGCCTTTGCCCGCGCCGGCTTTGCCAGCCTCAACCACGTCGCCTTCGAGATGGACGATCTCGATGCGGTGATGCGCGGCATTGGCTGGATGCGCGACAACGGCTTTGCCCCCGCATGGGGCCCGGGCCGCCACGGGCCGGGCGACAATGTCTATGCCTATTACATCGCTCCGTTCGGCCCGGTGATCGAATATTCGACCGCGGTGGAAAAGGTCCCGGCAGACTATCGCACCGGCGAGCCGGACGACTGGACCTGGCCCGAGAGCCGCATCGACCAGTGGGGCATCTCCGACAAGGACTTCGCCGGCTTGCGCGTGGCCGAGGAACGCTTCCGCTGCCGCCGCGACTGGCAACCTGAACCACTTTGA
- a CDS encoding alpha/beta hydrolase, producing the protein MSASDAIAAMGSALGPQVLEACGALFDAEQRELAARVPVLTADCAYGPHDRHRLDLYRTVADRDLPVVLFVHGGGFRLGDKGDAGSWQNAAVARTMAEAGFLGAAMNYRLLPDARWPQGGEDVVAAVEWLRDNASDHGGDPARIVVVGTSAGAVHIATALKRRPDLPVAGVVLLSGLYGYTLLDAKDEPYYGPNEDYDAKMPREAVASTGIPLFVCCAQYDPPRFQAEFLGLMAERLERHGVMPNGMILSGHNHYSMAMHIGTADRRLTDEIVAFVRSV; encoded by the coding sequence ATGTCGGCTTCCGATGCCATTGCCGCGATGGGCAGCGCGCTCGGCCCGCAAGTGCTCGAAGCCTGCGGCGCGCTGTTCGATGCCGAGCAGCGCGAGCTTGCCGCGCGCGTGCCCGTCCTGACCGCCGATTGTGCTTACGGGCCACACGATCGGCACCGCCTCGATCTTTATCGTACGGTCGCCGATCGCGACCTTCCGGTCGTCCTGTTCGTCCACGGGGGCGGGTTCCGGCTTGGCGACAAGGGCGATGCAGGTTCGTGGCAGAACGCCGCCGTGGCCCGGACGATGGCCGAAGCCGGGTTCCTTGGCGCGGCGATGAATTATCGGCTTCTGCCCGATGCGCGCTGGCCGCAAGGGGGCGAGGACGTGGTCGCGGCGGTCGAGTGGCTTCGCGACAACGCGAGCGATCATGGCGGCGACCCGGCGCGGATCGTGGTCGTGGGCACATCCGCGGGTGCCGTGCACATCGCCACCGCGCTGAAACGACGGCCCGACTTGCCGGTTGCCGGAGTGGTGCTGCTCTCGGGCCTGTATGGTTACACCCTGCTCGATGCCAAGGACGAGCCGTATTATGGTCCGAACGAGGACTACGACGCGAAAATGCCGCGCGAGGCCGTGGCTTCGACCGGCATTCCCTTGTTCGTTTGCTGTGCGCAGTACGATCCTCCACGCTTCCAGGCCGAATTTCTTGGCCTTATGGCAGAGCGTCTCGAACGGCATGGCGTTATGCCGAACGGAATGATCCTGTCCGGCCACAATCACTATTCCATGGCCATGCACATCGGAACGGCGGACCGCCGCCTGACCGACGAAATCGTGGCGTTCGTCAGGTCCGTGTAG
- a CDS encoding rhodanese-related sulfurtransferase, translating to MESSVTVAALYRFTPIADPAALRDALEGTCKAQGIKGTLLVAHEGINGTIAGSADGIAHVVDFIRAQPDCADTDVKYSHASGMPFYRMKVRIKREIVTMGVEGIDPRASVGTYVSPQDWNALIADPETIVIDTRNDYEVAAGTFERAIDPRTATFREFPGWFRREREKLLGEGKTPKVAMFCTGGIRCEKSTAFLKAEGIDQVYHLKGGILKYLEEVPEEESLWRGECFVFDERVTVGHGLALGSHVLCRACRRPVDEEGRASPLYEDGVSCAGCYDERTEEQRASARERDRQEKLARARGTSHIGATRT from the coding sequence ATGGAATCGTCGGTCACCGTCGCAGCACTTTATCGGTTCACGCCAATCGCGGACCCTGCCGCCTTGCGCGATGCGCTTGAAGGCACCTGCAAGGCGCAAGGCATCAAGGGTACGCTGCTGGTCGCCCACGAAGGCATCAACGGCACGATCGCCGGTAGCGCCGATGGCATTGCGCACGTTGTTGATTTCATCCGCGCCCAGCCAGACTGCGCCGATACCGACGTCAAGTACTCCCATGCATCTGGCATGCCGTTCTATCGCATGAAAGTGCGCATCAAGCGCGAGATCGTGACGATGGGCGTCGAGGGCATCGATCCGCGCGCCAGCGTTGGCACCTATGTTTCGCCGCAGGACTGGAATGCGCTGATTGCCGACCCCGAAACGATCGTGATCGATACCCGCAACGATTACGAAGTGGCAGCCGGCACGTTCGAACGCGCCATCGATCCCCGGACTGCCACCTTCCGTGAATTTCCCGGCTGGTTCCGGCGAGAACGCGAGAAGCTTTTGGGAGAAGGCAAGACCCCCAAGGTCGCGATGTTCTGCACCGGCGGCATCCGTTGCGAAAAGTCCACCGCCTTTCTCAAGGCCGAAGGCATCGATCAGGTCTATCACCTCAAGGGCGGCATCCTGAAGTACCTCGAGGAAGTGCCCGAAGAGGAAAGCCTGTGGCGCGGCGAATGTTTCGTGTTCGATGAGCGCGTGACCGTGGGCCATGGCCTCGCACTAGGCAGCCACGTGCTTTGCCGCGCCTGCCGCCGCCCCGTTGACGAGGAAGGCCGTGCCTCACCGCTCTACGAGGACGGCGTTTCCTGCGCGGGCTGCTACGATGAGCGCACCGAGGAACAGCGCGCTTCGGCCCGCGAGCGCGATCGTCAGGAGAAGCTCGCGCGGGCCCGCGGCACAAGCCACATCGGCGCTACACGGACCTGA
- the speD gene encoding adenosylmethionine decarboxylase, with the protein MAHLPGTSVHLIADLDECHRLDDAAHVEQVLRMAASVAKAHVVGVHLHHFGEAMGLTAVAMLAESHISIHTWPEIGVAAVDLFVCGENADAAAGLAVIASMLGGRITRQHALQRLGTDKPCRLP; encoded by the coding sequence ATGGCCCATCTCCCGGGCACGAGTGTCCACCTCATCGCCGATCTGGATGAATGCCACAGGCTCGATGATGCCGCGCATGTCGAACAGGTGCTGCGCATGGCCGCGAGCGTGGCCAAGGCCCATGTCGTCGGGGTGCATCTGCATCATTTCGGTGAAGCGATGGGGTTGACCGCGGTCGCCATGCTGGCGGAATCGCACATATCGATCCACACTTGGCCGGAGATCGGCGTCGCGGCCGTCGATCTGTTTGTCTGTGGCGAAAACGCCGATGCGGCGGCTGGCTTGGCGGTGATCGCCTCCATGCTCGGCGGCAGGATCACGCGGCAGCATGCCTTGCAGCGTCTCGGGACTGACAAACCCTGCCGCTTGCCCTAA
- a CDS encoding FAD-dependent oxidoreductase, with product MRRYPLPGTLSGADWQRGHLIREGRFPAPSGPVEEIDILIAGGGVAGLAAGWRLAEAGFTRFALFELEDAPGGNGRSGSNATSAYPLGAHYLPVPNREARALRHMLKGFGMITGEANGAPVYDPLQLCADLEERLLWRGKWQESLVPQTGLSNDDKVQQARFTSAMTEFRDAIGGDGRPAFASPMAVSSTDERYRSLDQQSFAQWLDAQSYTSAPLRAHLRYCCRDDYGSEPEHVSAWAGIHYFAGRRGWAAGNDGDRELTWPEGNGRLVRAMADRITSSLRTARSVVRVEAAGSAVMAHVFDHRANVTNLVRARAAILAMPHFVAQRVAPQHAAMGRFSYAPWVVANVTVSRPPRGKGAPLAWDNVSAASESLGYVVATHQTSSADGGPTVLTWYLPLSRETPQQARKILMTRSLAAWQRMVQDDLLAMNPDLLGAIERIDVWRWGHAMVRPVPGFLSDPARTAAAQGSPPVWLAHSDLSGLSLFEEAHYRGVTAAESALAHLAHPFESLA from the coding sequence GTGCGGCGATACCCCCTGCCCGGTACCCTCTCCGGCGCTGACTGGCAGCGGGGCCACCTCATCCGGGAAGGCAGGTTTCCGGCGCCATCAGGCCCCGTCGAGGAGATCGACATCCTGATTGCGGGCGGCGGCGTTGCCGGCCTTGCCGCCGGCTGGCGCCTGGCCGAGGCCGGCTTCACCCGCTTTGCCCTGTTTGAACTGGAAGACGCGCCCGGCGGCAACGGAAGATCGGGCAGCAACGCCACCAGCGCCTATCCGCTGGGCGCGCATTATCTGCCCGTGCCCAACCGCGAGGCCCGCGCGCTGCGACACATGCTGAAAGGCTTCGGCATGATAACGGGCGAGGCAAACGGCGCGCCGGTCTATGATCCGCTCCAGCTTTGCGCAGACCTTGAGGAGCGATTGCTGTGGCGCGGCAAGTGGCAGGAAAGCCTTGTCCCCCAGACTGGGCTATCGAATGACGACAAGGTTCAGCAAGCGCGCTTCACCTCGGCCATGACCGAGTTTCGCGATGCCATCGGCGGCGATGGCAGGCCCGCGTTTGCATCGCCCATGGCGGTCTCGAGCACGGATGAGCGGTACCGCTCGCTCGACCAGCAAAGCTTCGCGCAGTGGCTCGACGCGCAGAGCTATACCTCTGCCCCGTTGCGCGCTCACTTGCGCTATTGCTGCAGGGATGATTACGGCTCGGAGCCCGAGCATGTTTCAGCCTGGGCGGGCATCCACTATTTCGCCGGGCGTCGCGGCTGGGCCGCCGGGAATGATGGTGATCGCGAACTGACCTGGCCCGAGGGCAATGGCCGGCTGGTCCGGGCGATGGCCGACCGGATTACCTCCAGTTTGCGAACAGCGCGGTCGGTGGTCCGGGTCGAAGCAGCCGGATCAGCGGTGATGGCCCATGTCTTCGATCATCGTGCCAATGTGACCAACCTTGTTCGCGCCCGCGCCGCCATCCTCGCCATGCCCCACTTCGTTGCCCAAAGGGTAGCGCCGCAGCACGCTGCCATGGGCCGGTTCAGCTATGCACCGTGGGTCGTGGCGAATGTCACGGTCAGCCGCCCGCCGCGTGGCAAGGGCGCACCGCTGGCGTGGGACAATGTCTCGGCAGCGAGCGAAAGCCTCGGCTATGTTGTCGCCACGCACCAGACCTCCTCGGCGGACGGCGGTCCCACGGTTTTGACCTGGTATCTCCCGCTCAGCCGCGAAACGCCGCAGCAGGCGCGCAAGATCCTGATGACGCGCAGCTTGGCCGCCTGGCAGCGGATGGTGCAGGATGATCTGCTGGCGATGAACCCCGATCTTCTGGGCGCGATCGAGCGGATCGACGTATGGCGCTGGGGCCATGCCATGGTGCGGCCCGTGCCCGGCTTTCTCTCCGATCCTGCCAGGACCGCCGCCGCGCAAGGTTCGCCCCCGGTCTGGCTTGCCCACTCCGATCTCTCGGGCCTTTCGCTGTTCGAGGAAGCGCATTATCGCGGTGTGACTGCCGCCGAGAGCGCCTTGGCCCATCTCGCGCATCCGTTTGAAAGTCTTGCCTGA